The genomic interval ACCGCAAAGGGATTTTCCGACGTTTATCCAAATCGAGACCGCCAAATGCAGACTTCCATCGCGCCGCTACTGCTATTGCTAACATTCTTAACGAGTCCGGCGAACGCCGAGCCATTGGTTTATGAAGGAACCACCGGGCCTGGCGTGGGCAAACACATTGTGTTCTTGGCGGGCGACCACGAGTATCGGTCCGAAGAAACGTTGCCGGCTCTCGCGAGAATTCTGGCGAAGCGTCATGGATTCAAATGCACGGTGCTGTTTACGGTCGACCCGAAAACTGGCGAGATCGTTCCTGGTTCCAACTTCATGCCAGGACTGGAAGCCTTGAAGACCGCCGATCTCATGGTGATCTTCCTTCGCTTTCAGAACTTCCCCGACGAGCAAATGCAGCACGTCGTCGATTATCTCGACCGAGCCGGTCCGGTGGTCGGTCTGCGAACCGCGACGCACGCGTTCAAAATTCCTAAAAATCGAAAGTTCGCTCGCTTCGATACTTACTACCCTGGTCAAGAATATGAAAAGGGCTTCGGTCGTCAGGTGCTCGGTGAAACATGGGTCCGGCATTATGGCAAAAATCATGTGATGAGCACCCGACTGGACATTGTGCCGGATCAGAAATCTCATCCGATTCTTCGTGGCGTCGAGAAGCCATGGGTGCAGGCCGGTGGATACTGGACCGACCCGAAACCCGACAGTACCGTGCTTGCGTTGGCTCAGCCGTTGCAAGGCATGACGCCAGATTCTCCGCCCGTCGAAGACAAGGAACCTTGTCCCGGTGCGTGGGTTCGCAACTACCAAAATGGCGATGGGAAGTCGGGGCGAGTTTTCACCAGCACTTACGGTGCATCCGAAGACATCCTCAACGATGACTACCGCCGAATGCTGATCAACGCGTGCTTCTGGGCTGCCGGCATGGAAAGCAAGATCGAAGCCGATGCCCCGATTGATTTCGTCGGCCCGTATCAGCCGGTGACTTACCGATTCGGTGGCTACCGCAAAGGGGTGAAGCCAAGTGATCTCAGCGGTTGGGACTCGCCCATCCTGCCGATCGTCGAAGGCAAAGACACTCCGAAGGCTTCGTCGAAACCCGAGAAGAAGCCGAATCGAAAAAAAAAAGACAAGACCGCTAAGAATTCAGCCCCGAAAGACGCCCGAAACGTAATGCTCAACAATCCTCCGCCCGTGGTGACGGAGGATTTTGAGCCGTTCGGCATCTACGCCAAGTCCGCGCCGCGAGCCAAACCCGCGAAGCCCATCGCCACCACCTTGCCACTCAAATTGAACGAGGGCGACCGCATTGCGTTTATTGGCAACACGCTCCTCGAGCGTTCACAAGAGTTCGGGCATTTCGAGGCCATGCTGCATCAGGCGTTTCCGAAGCACCAACTCGTCACGCGAACGCTGGCATGGTCGGCGGACGAAATCAACAACCAACCCCGGCCAGACAACTTCGCCGACACCGAACAGCATCTGACGCACGAACAGGCTGACGTTATCTTCGCTGCGTACGGTTTCAACGAGTCGTTTGCGGGTGACGATGGACTTCCCGAGTTCCGCAAGAATCTCACCGAGTACATCAAGAACTTGAAGTCCAAAGCCTTCAACGGGAAATCCGCCCCGCGAATCGTGCTGATCTCGCCGATTGCCAACGAAGACATCAAGAACGTCAACGCCGCCACCCGCAACAACAAGCGTATCCAACAATACGCCGCCGTCATGAAAGAGGTAGCCCGCGAGCAGGAAGTTGGTTTCGCGGATGTGTTCCAGGCCACCCAGCAGGAGATGCAAAGCCTCGGTTCCGATCTCACGATCAATGGCATTCATCTCAACGAAGTGGGCAACCAGGTTTTCTCCGCGGCGTTGTTCGAAGAAGTTTTCAAAGCCGACGCTCCCGTTGTCAAAGACGCCGTTCGCACGGCCGTCATCGACAAGAACCGCGAATACTTCCGTCGGTTTCGTCCCGTCAACACCTTCTACTACACCGGCGGACGAAACAAAACGTATGGCTATCTCGACTTTCTTCCGGCGATGAAGAACTTCGATATCATGGCTCAAAACCGGGATGAGTACATCTGGGACTTGGCCCAAGGAAAGGCCACGAAAAATGGCCCAGATGATTCCAACGTGCCACCGCTTCCGAACACGCTTCAAAGTCGTGGAGCGAACGAATGGATGTCCGCAGCGGATGAGAAAACCGCCTTCCGTATGGACCCGCGTTTTGAAGTGAACCTGTTCGCCGGGGAAGAAGAGTTCCCCGACATCGCGAATCCCATTCAGATGCGTTGGGACTCTCGCGGCCGATTGTGGGTGAGTTGCTCCACGACGTACCCACACGTCTATCCTGGCAACCAACCGAACGACAAACTCGTGATTCTGGAGGACACCGATGGAGACGGCAAAGCCGACAAATCCACGGTGTTTGCCGACGATCTCCACATTCCGTTGTCCTTCGAATTTGGCGATGGCGGTGTGTATGTCTCCGAGCAACCAAACCTCAGTTTCCTCAAAGATACCGACGGAGATGATCGCGCGGACATCCATCGGGTTGTTCTATCCGGCTTTGGAACAGAAGACTCACACCACGCGTTGCACGACTTCGCTTGGACACCCGATGGCGACTTGATTTTTCGAGAGTCGATTTTTCATCACTCGCAAGTTGAAACCCCATACGGCCCGGTCCGCCAACAGAATAGCGGCTGGTTTCGTTTCGAGCCGAAAACTCATCGACTCACAAGTTTCGGAACGTACCGCAGTACGAATCCATGGGGTGTAACGTTTGATGATTGGGGACAGCACGTTGCGAGTCATCCCGTCTATGCAGCGGCGTTTCACTCGCTTGATCCGCCTTACCCACAGCAACACCCCGCACCGAAGGGTTTGCAAGCATACTCCGGTGTGTGCGGTCACGAATTCGTAGACTTTTCCACATTCCCGAAAGAGCTACAAGGCGGCTTCATTAAAGTCCGCTACAAACCTACCAACCGAGTCGAAATTCACAAATGGCATGAGACACCGTTCGGCTATCAGGAAGAATATGTTAGCGACATTCTGTTCTCGACGAACTTAAGTTTCATCCCAGTTGACCTTCGTTTCGGACCACGCGGCGGACTTTATGTCTGTGACTGGTACAATCCCGTCAAAGGACATATGCAGTATTCATTGCGAGACGAGCGACGTGATCGCCATTCGGGACGCATCTGGCGGATCACTGCCAAAGA from Thalassoroseus pseudoceratinae carries:
- a CDS encoding PVC-type heme-binding CxxCH protein — its product is MQTSIAPLLLLLTFLTSPANAEPLVYEGTTGPGVGKHIVFLAGDHEYRSEETLPALARILAKRHGFKCTVLFTVDPKTGEIVPGSNFMPGLEALKTADLMVIFLRFQNFPDEQMQHVVDYLDRAGPVVGLRTATHAFKIPKNRKFARFDTYYPGQEYEKGFGRQVLGETWVRHYGKNHVMSTRLDIVPDQKSHPILRGVEKPWVQAGGYWTDPKPDSTVLALAQPLQGMTPDSPPVEDKEPCPGAWVRNYQNGDGKSGRVFTSTYGASEDILNDDYRRMLINACFWAAGMESKIEADAPIDFVGPYQPVTYRFGGYRKGVKPSDLSGWDSPILPIVEGKDTPKASSKPEKKPNRKKKDKTAKNSAPKDARNVMLNNPPPVVTEDFEPFGIYAKSAPRAKPAKPIATTLPLKLNEGDRIAFIGNTLLERSQEFGHFEAMLHQAFPKHQLVTRTLAWSADEINNQPRPDNFADTEQHLTHEQADVIFAAYGFNESFAGDDGLPEFRKNLTEYIKNLKSKAFNGKSAPRIVLISPIANEDIKNVNAATRNNKRIQQYAAVMKEVAREQEVGFADVFQATQQEMQSLGSDLTINGIHLNEVGNQVFSAALFEEVFKADAPVVKDAVRTAVIDKNREYFRRFRPVNTFYYTGGRNKTYGYLDFLPAMKNFDIMAQNRDEYIWDLAQGKATKNGPDDSNVPPLPNTLQSRGANEWMSAADEKTAFRMDPRFEVNLFAGEEEFPDIANPIQMRWDSRGRLWVSCSTTYPHVYPGNQPNDKLVILEDTDGDGKADKSTVFADDLHIPLSFEFGDGGVYVSEQPNLSFLKDTDGDDRADIHRVVLSGFGTEDSHHALHDFAWTPDGDLIFRESIFHHSQVETPYGPVRQQNSGWFRFEPKTHRLTSFGTYRSTNPWGVTFDDWGQHVASHPVYAAAFHSLDPPYPQQHPAPKGLQAYSGVCGHEFVDFSTFPKELQGGFIKVRYKPTNRVEIHKWHETPFGYQEEYVSDILFSTNLSFIPVDLRFGPRGGLYVCDWYNPVKGHMQYSLRDERRDRHSGRIWRITAKDKPTQDPVDIAGASTPELVKLLERSEYRIRYWAKRELRERNPAEVATALDQWVMNLDPNDPRYRHHQMEAVWTYRGIDTPRPKLLAELLDCEDHHARAAATEQLRYWHLYLPNAIRRLNRAANDSNAIVRMQAAIAASYIGSHDAFEAMLDVFKYPREGHVAYAITCALGSHTLRPHWENNPKYGIAELLKKAAKKQVIKEPTPTASQAQFDSQPDLKKVAIACVPERMLFTVKDFSAKPGQPVKVVFTNGDATDHNLVFVKPNALAEVGMAANEMAKDPRNASSDFIPPQKRNLILHASPMIGPTRPTQVHVLRFKAPTEPGIYPYVCTFPGHWVVMNGVMVVAKNESAAKELLAESRPQVIKKWTMADFEEFAKLARPHNETTAARGMTAFVKARCNQCHVIAGHGVNLGPDLTESVKKLKGRELLQQMIEPSSQIHAKFQNYQFVTSEGRVVTGVIVKEDDTSYQVATNLLTPNTLTTIRKQDVDLKIESKTSPMPTGLLDVLTKDEILDLHAFVESGGFKLPKHLQHHHKH